A region of Cherax quadricarinatus isolate ZL_2023a chromosome 57, ASM3850222v1, whole genome shotgun sequence DNA encodes the following proteins:
- the LOC138854401 gene encoding elastin-like — protein sequence MEGVARSDLGMPDAARGDLAMVGVTKGYLAMVGMARGDLAMVGVARGDLAMVGVARGVLGLPGVARGDLSLPVVARGGLGMPDVARGVLGLPGVAKGDLGMPGVARGVLGLPGVARGVLGLPGVARGVLGLPGVARGDLGMPDVARGVLGLPGVAKGDLGMPGVARGVLCLPGVARGVLGLPGVARGDLGMPDIASGDLGMPNASRGCLGMVGVARCDLGLPEVVTGDLGMPCVTRSDLGLPGVARSDLGLPGVARSDLGLPGVARSDWVYHV from the coding sequence ATGGAAGGTGTAGCCAGGAGTGACCTAGGTATGCCAGATGCAGCCAGGGGTGACCTGGCTATGGTAGGTGTGACCAAGGGTTACCTGGCTATGGTAGGTATGGCCAGGGGTGACCTGGCTATGGTAGGTGTGGCCAGGGGTGACCTGGCTATGGTAGGTGTAGCCAGGGGTGTCCTGGGTTTACCAGGTGTGGCTAGGGGTGACCTGAGTTTACCAGTTGTGGCTAGGGGTGGCCTGGGTATGCCAGATGTAGCCAGGGGTGTCCTGGGTTTACCAGGTGTGGCCAAGGGTGACCTGGGTATGCCAGGTGTAGCCAGGGGTGTCCTGGGTTTACCAGGTGTGGCTAGGGGTGTCCTGGGTTTACCAGGTGTGGCTAGGGGTGTCCTGGGTTTACCAGGTGTGGCTAGGGGTGACCTCGGTATGCCAGATGTAGCCAGGGGTGTCCTGGGTTTACCAGGTGTGGCCAAGGGTGACCTGGGTATGCCAGGTGTAGCCAGGGGTGTCCTGTGTTTACCAGGTGTGGCTAGGGGTGTCCTGGGTTTACCAGGTGTGGCTAGGGGTGACCTGGGTATGCCAGATATAGCCAGTGGTGATCTGGGTATGCCAAATGCTTCCAGGGGTTGTTTGGGTATGGTAGGTGTGGCCAGGTGTGACCTGGGTTTACCAGAGGTGGTCACTGGTGATCTGGGTATGCCATGTGTAACCAGAAGTGACCTGGGTTTACCAGGTGTGGCCAGAAGTGACCTGGGTTTACCAGGTGTGGCCAGAAGTGACCTGGGTTTGCCAGGTGTGGCCAGAAGTGACTGGGTTTACCATGTGTAG